In Pelosinus sp. UFO1, one genomic interval encodes:
- a CDS encoding AAA family ATPase: MTKLRAELFGKPAVYWNDQKMVFPFAKMEALLYYLLVIGEATRDSLAALFWGDMRDSAAKRNLRNTVYLLKKMFSVDLLITSSRAKIVLNPEVVVMTELELLTVNNIAKFLEKNTGEFLEGFYCKDAIHFDEWVTEFRERFRKDSISCLTKLIVKKMNSKDYTSMKRYLKYLIRLDAYNEGAYRLLMKIYEKEDSHKVVEIYQELERKMAQDLGLLPSARTQEIYKRIKDRTSRVTQEEVFSNPKFYGREKELGQLRLLMDRSFQKEQNKRMLLLQGDQGVGKSAIVEQLLSPISTVNCNVFRTQCYQAEFEYTYKAWNNIFLQVIAVLMQAEIDLPTLWKQVIAYAFPTAKIGEKLLQTKITVDTYKFSTTMVEEIMCEVLVKASSLKKTIILIEDIHWMDKQGWLLLWQLLRLHTNIICIATCHTEYLPQIDKSIEEFERNGMLEKMNIRRFSAQDVMSLSKIRIPSIGKEMQSRLYEYTGGNALFLIECLNLIAAGKDISHCSIKLNSVLKERTANVSENGRKVLEIASVFFDNANYEVLLAVSAINEFDLVEAIEELQQKQLLMEEFDSDKGDSSYKFYNLKIRDYVYSEMSTIRQRILHKRSAVYLEQQLQCGMQSKDVYEHILYHYTNADEKLKILDYTIKMVERYYCPQYEMFPELNHYYPTGIDFRESRSQITTYFGKIRELLDVLLSKTIADERLDTYQVAYWEMAGRYHIWRGQHLAGLKLMHQMLRLASKKNLREYQIKGYQQIIYCGIQTRKAHLIENFAIKLLHLTEQDELSEKKATALRFLGVASALKCQYQQAEKYYRESLTLLKKLAVHNSFYVFTIAAANNYIGDLRRESLDYKAALYHYEQAARIAGRKNVSEGVALFYINAGCTAFQLNDYGKASAYLMDALAVADGFGDEKGYWCLRGYSTLHCILALIAVRLHRPHEAKQYLEQAKDFLEKYNDQYQSGVIFRTQAEIRLLMEQEKAIAEVFKDSLTLPAAEYYMRARKAFKKTGRTAEITSLEEMIAEYTVQGNCKRQAADSI; encoded by the coding sequence GTGACTAAATTACGTGCGGAGTTGTTTGGAAAGCCAGCAGTATATTGGAATGATCAAAAGATGGTGTTTCCATTTGCTAAGATGGAAGCTTTGTTGTACTATCTTTTGGTTATAGGTGAGGCTACACGTGATAGTCTGGCAGCGCTCTTTTGGGGAGATATGAGAGATAGTGCCGCTAAGAGGAATTTACGCAATACAGTCTATTTACTAAAAAAAATGTTTTCGGTGGATTTATTGATTACTTCATCACGAGCAAAGATTGTATTAAATCCAGAAGTTGTTGTAATGACGGAATTGGAGTTATTAACAGTAAACAATATTGCTAAATTCTTAGAAAAAAATACAGGTGAGTTTCTAGAAGGATTTTATTGTAAAGATGCAATCCATTTTGATGAGTGGGTTACTGAATTTCGTGAACGATTTCGAAAGGATAGCATAAGCTGTTTGACTAAATTGATCGTAAAGAAAATGAACTCTAAAGATTATACGTCTATGAAACGATACCTAAAGTACTTGATTAGACTAGATGCATATAACGAAGGAGCTTATCGGCTACTAATGAAGATCTATGAAAAAGAAGATTCTCATAAAGTAGTGGAAATCTATCAAGAGTTGGAACGGAAAATGGCACAGGATTTAGGTTTGTTACCCAGTGCTCGGACACAGGAAATCTATAAACGGATTAAGGATAGGACGAGTAGGGTCACTCAGGAAGAGGTGTTTAGCAACCCAAAGTTTTATGGTCGCGAAAAAGAATTGGGGCAATTGCGCCTATTGATGGATAGATCGTTCCAAAAGGAGCAGAACAAACGAATGCTACTGTTACAGGGAGATCAGGGCGTTGGTAAATCTGCAATTGTTGAGCAACTGCTTTCACCGATTTCAACAGTAAATTGTAATGTTTTTCGTACCCAATGCTATCAAGCTGAATTTGAGTATACTTATAAAGCATGGAATAATATTTTTTTACAAGTTATAGCGGTTTTAATGCAAGCCGAGATTGATTTGCCAACCCTTTGGAAGCAAGTTATTGCGTATGCTTTTCCGACAGCAAAAATAGGTGAAAAGCTTTTACAGACAAAAATAACAGTGGACACCTATAAATTCAGTACAACAATGGTTGAAGAGATCATGTGCGAAGTATTGGTTAAGGCTTCTAGTTTGAAAAAAACTATTATTTTGATTGAAGACATTCATTGGATGGATAAGCAAGGGTGGTTGTTGTTATGGCAGTTATTACGCCTACATACCAATATTATTTGTATTGCGACTTGCCATACGGAATATTTACCGCAAATTGATAAATCAATAGAAGAGTTTGAACGTAACGGTATGCTGGAAAAGATGAACATTAGACGTTTCAGTGCACAAGACGTGATGAGCTTATCAAAAATACGCATACCTAGCATTGGCAAGGAGATGCAATCCAGGTTATACGAATATACAGGCGGCAATGCATTATTTCTAATTGAATGTCTGAATTTGATTGCAGCCGGCAAAGATATCAGTCACTGTTCAATCAAGTTAAATAGCGTATTAAAGGAAAGGACGGCTAATGTTTCTGAAAATGGTAGAAAAGTTCTTGAAATAGCTTCCGTATTTTTTGATAATGCCAATTATGAGGTGCTGCTTGCCGTTTCAGCAATCAATGAATTTGACCTAGTTGAAGCAATTGAAGAGTTACAACAAAAGCAACTGCTAATGGAAGAGTTTGATTCAGACAAGGGTGATTCTAGTTATAAATTTTATAACTTAAAAATTCGTGATTATGTGTATAGTGAGATGTCGACAATAAGGCAACGAATTTTGCATAAGCGATCGGCAGTTTATTTAGAACAACAATTGCAATGTGGTATGCAAAGCAAAGATGTTTATGAACATATTTTATACCATTACACAAACGCGGATGAAAAGCTGAAAATCTTAGATTATACGATTAAAATGGTTGAAAGATATTATTGCCCCCAATATGAGATGTTTCCGGAACTTAATCATTACTATCCAACGGGTATTGATTTTCGGGAAAGTAGGAGTCAGATTACTACGTATTTCGGTAAGATAAGGGAATTATTAGATGTATTATTGTCTAAAACAATAGCAGATGAGCGATTGGACACTTATCAAGTTGCTTATTGGGAGATGGCTGGGCGATATCATATCTGGAGAGGGCAACACTTAGCGGGATTGAAATTAATGCATCAGATGCTACGGCTGGCATCAAAGAAAAACCTCAGAGAGTATCAAATCAAGGGCTATCAGCAAATTATTTATTGTGGTATTCAGACGCGGAAAGCACATCTAATAGAAAACTTTGCCATTAAGTTATTGCATTTGACCGAACAGGACGAACTTTCAGAGAAAAAGGCGACCGCATTACGATTTCTAGGGGTGGCCTCTGCGCTCAAATGCCAGTATCAGCAGGCTGAGAAGTATTACCGAGAATCGCTAACGTTGTTAAAAAAGCTGGCTGTTCACAATAGTTTCTATGTTTTCACCATTGCAGCAGCCAATAATTATATTGGTGATTTGCGGCGAGAAAGTCTTGATTATAAAGCAGCACTGTACCACTATGAGCAGGCAGCCAGAATAGCCGGACGCAAAAATGTTAGCGAGGGTGTGGCTTTGTTTTATATTAATGCCGGTTGTACAGCCTTTCAACTAAATGACTATGGAAAAGCTAGTGCATACCTTATGGATGCTTTGGCGGTCGCAGATGGGTTTGGCGATGAAAAGGGCTATTGGTGTTTGCGAGGTTATAGCACACTTCACTGTATATTGGCATTGATTGCAGTGAGGCTGCACCGCCCTCACGAAGCAAAACAGTACCTAGAGCAGGCAAAAGATTTTCTGGAGAAGTATAATGATCAATACCAAAGTGGAGTAATTTTTCGCACGCAAGCAGAAATAAGGCTGCTAATGGAGCAGGAAAAAGCGATAGCGGAAGTATTTAAAGATTCGTTGACTTTGCCTGCGGCGGAATATTATATGAGGGCCCGAAAAGCTTTTAAAAAAACTGGCAGGACGGCTGAGATTACATCTCTTGAGGAGATGATAGCTGAATATACAGTACAGGGTAATTGTAAGCGGCAAGCTGCTGATTCTATATAA
- a CDS encoding CYTH and CHAD domain-containing protein gives MSKHTETELKLRCTDESVWERIMTAEALTNLAVLGTAKTEQLEARYFDTANHSLQNAKLAYRVRREGEVWVATVKSGGSSKGGLHARQEWNIAVDREEPDITVFLNTEVGSRLQKVIGDQILEPILITRFERQILEVIMHDGATIEVAADKGEIIAGEKTAPILEVELELKSGQPRDLFLLGAALAKEYPLLPEPDSKYYRGLLLAGLSTEIPRRNELPQVDKSRPVSEVLRVVLVDLIAQVLLAQRSFLEHKEQPGLVHELRICLRRLRSVLEFSEPLAVIKEYSRYQDELRKFGRKVEALRELDVAYCSWQQFLGYQMVSMEGKVWLGEVLTEKRSQEAEKIYAEYNSGLTTSTLLGLWAELLDEDCQHIIPHDCTVDDYVITGLLSWLRIVGKQEKSVEWTDAENVHKIRLWVKKIRYTMEVLQPDLKGTPRLLLKLEKLQDTLGIISDAKSTEGLLRELLRGKSSKGLPLEAGMLIGWQCHETLTLRKKLDKYWLKFNRTVQKWK, from the coding sequence TTGTCTAAGCATACAGAAACAGAATTGAAACTTCGGTGTACAGATGAGAGTGTGTGGGAAAGGATTATGACAGCAGAAGCACTCACGAACCTTGCCGTTCTAGGAACGGCGAAGACTGAGCAATTGGAAGCCCGTTACTTTGACACAGCGAATCATTCATTACAAAACGCGAAACTAGCTTATCGTGTTCGTCGTGAGGGTGAGGTTTGGGTGGCTACGGTAAAGAGTGGTGGATCATCTAAAGGAGGGCTGCATGCCCGCCAGGAATGGAATATTGCTGTAGACAGGGAAGAACCGGATATAACAGTGTTTTTAAATACGGAGGTTGGTTCTCGGTTACAAAAAGTAATAGGCGACCAAATACTAGAGCCTATTTTAATCACTCGTTTTGAAAGGCAAATCTTAGAGGTTATTATGCATGATGGTGCTACAATTGAAGTGGCCGCCGATAAAGGTGAAATTATAGCGGGAGAGAAGACAGCACCAATTTTAGAAGTAGAATTGGAGCTTAAGAGTGGACAACCTAGGGATTTATTTTTGTTAGGGGCTGCCTTAGCTAAAGAATATCCTTTACTGCCAGAGCCTGATAGTAAATATTATCGTGGACTTTTATTAGCAGGGTTGTCTACCGAGATACCAAGGAGAAATGAGTTACCGCAGGTGGATAAAAGTAGACCTGTAAGTGAGGTATTAAGAGTTGTATTGGTGGATCTGATAGCTCAAGTATTATTAGCGCAACGGTCTTTTTTAGAACACAAAGAGCAACCGGGGCTGGTTCATGAGCTACGTATCTGTCTGCGTCGCTTGCGGTCTGTATTGGAATTCTCTGAACCTTTAGCTGTGATCAAGGAGTATTCCCGCTATCAAGACGAATTGCGAAAGTTTGGGAGGAAAGTAGAGGCTTTACGAGAACTTGATGTAGCCTACTGTAGTTGGCAACAGTTCCTTGGTTATCAAATGGTATCTATGGAAGGTAAGGTATGGCTAGGAGAAGTTTTAACAGAAAAGCGTAGCCAGGAAGCCGAAAAGATCTATGCAGAGTATAATTCTGGCTTAACAACGTCTACTTTGTTAGGGTTGTGGGCGGAACTTCTTGATGAAGATTGTCAGCATATTATTCCCCATGACTGTACAGTTGATGATTATGTGATTACTGGTTTATTAAGCTGGCTCAGAATAGTGGGAAAGCAGGAAAAATCAGTGGAGTGGACGGATGCTGAAAATGTCCACAAAATTAGGCTTTGGGTTAAGAAGATAAGATACACAATGGAAGTATTGCAGCCTGATTTGAAAGGAACCCCTCGTTTATTATTAAAATTAGAAAAACTCCAAGACACTTTAGGAATCATTAGTGATGCGAAAAGTACGGAAGGATTACTTAGGGAACTATTACGAGGGAAATCGAGTAAAGGTTTACCATTAGAGGCAGGCATGTTGATTGGTTGGCAATGCCACGAAACCTTAACGCTAAGGAAAAAACTAGATAAATATTGGCTGAAATTTAATCGTACTGTACAAAAGTGGAAATAA
- a CDS encoding peptide chain release factor 3, translating to MEDLQLTINKRRTFAIISHPDAGKTTLTEKLLLYGGAIRLAGSVKSRKAAKHAVSDWMEIEKQRGISVTSSVLQFDYDGYRVNILDTPGHQDFSEDTYRTLMAADSAVMLIDVAKGVEDQTKKLFHVCRQRKIPVFTFVNKLDRYGKSPFELMEEIEQVLGIRAYPMNWPVGIDGSYVGVYNRQEAQVELFAKDGAHGQSVLPSTMGSVSDPAFRELLGETVHAALIEDIELLDMAGDAFDYEQVAAGELTPMFFGSAMTNFGVRPFLEAFLKLAPAPVPRTSSVGEVNPASEDFSAFVFKIQANMNPAHRDRLAFIRICSGKFTRGMSVYHAQSGKNIKLSQPQQFLAQERTIIDEAYPGDIIGLFDPGIFGIGDTLCPENTKFTFQDFPVFPPEQFAKVQPKDTMKRKQFVKGMTQLTQEGAVQVFRQSDFASEAFIIGVVGSLQFEVLEYRLKNEYGVELIMDRLSFSVARWLVGDEAAIKSMKSIDSGMMIRDIKDRPVLLLSNEWAIRWVSERNPGVEFLEIPQDSASF from the coding sequence ATGGAAGATTTACAATTGACGATTAATAAAAGGCGAACATTCGCTATTATTTCCCACCCGGATGCAGGGAAGACTACGTTGACTGAGAAGTTATTATTATACGGTGGTGCCATTCGTTTAGCAGGTTCGGTAAAATCCCGTAAGGCGGCAAAACACGCTGTTTCTGATTGGATGGAGATTGAAAAACAAAGAGGTATTTCTGTAACCTCTAGCGTATTGCAGTTTGATTATGATGGGTATCGAGTTAATATCTTGGATACACCTGGTCACCAAGATTTCAGTGAAGATACGTATCGCACTCTCATGGCGGCTGATAGCGCTGTGATGCTGATTGATGTGGCTAAAGGGGTAGAAGATCAGACAAAGAAGTTATTTCACGTGTGTCGTCAGCGGAAAATCCCCGTGTTTACTTTTGTAAATAAACTGGATCGGTATGGTAAGAGTCCTTTTGAGTTAATGGAAGAAATTGAACAGGTATTGGGAATACGAGCCTATCCAATGAACTGGCCTGTAGGAATAGACGGTAGTTATGTTGGGGTCTATAATCGCCAAGAGGCACAAGTAGAACTATTTGCCAAAGACGGCGCCCATGGTCAGTCTGTACTGCCTTCCACTATGGGAAGTGTAAGTGACCCTGCTTTTCGTGAACTGTTAGGGGAAACTGTTCATGCAGCTTTAATTGAAGATATTGAGCTATTAGATATGGCTGGTGATGCTTTTGATTATGAGCAAGTGGCAGCTGGCGAGCTTACACCTATGTTTTTTGGCAGCGCAATGACAAACTTTGGTGTTCGTCCTTTCTTAGAGGCATTTTTGAAGTTAGCACCTGCCCCTGTTCCGCGTACATCCAGCGTAGGAGAGGTGAATCCTGCAAGTGAGGATTTTTCCGCCTTTGTCTTCAAAATACAGGCAAATATGAATCCCGCTCATCGAGATCGACTTGCTTTTATTCGGATATGCTCGGGTAAATTTACGAGAGGTATGTCTGTATACCATGCTCAGTCGGGCAAGAACATTAAATTATCTCAGCCCCAGCAATTCTTAGCGCAAGAGCGGACCATTATTGATGAAGCCTATCCTGGTGATATTATAGGGCTTTTTGATCCAGGAATTTTTGGGATTGGTGATACCTTATGTCCAGAAAACACCAAGTTTACATTTCAGGATTTTCCTGTATTTCCTCCTGAACAGTTTGCAAAGGTACAGCCTAAGGATACTATGAAACGTAAACAATTCGTTAAAGGCATGACGCAATTGACCCAGGAAGGTGCTGTTCAAGTTTTTCGCCAGAGTGATTTTGCCTCTGAGGCTTTCATCATTGGCGTAGTTGGTTCATTGCAGTTTGAAGTACTAGAATATCGATTGAAAAATGAATATGGTGTAGAGTTAATTATGGATCGCTTATCCTTTAGCGTAGCCCGTTGGTTAGTTGGTGATGAAGCTGCCATTAAATCAATGAAGAGCATTGACAGTGGTATGATGATTCGTGATATAAAGGATCGGCCTGTGCTGCTCTTAAGTAATGAATGGGCCATTCGCTGGGTAAGTGAACGGAATCCTGGTGTAGAGTTCTTAGAAATTCCTCAAGATTCTGCAAGCTTTTAA
- a CDS encoding DUF1858 domain-containing protein → MLPKGANLQKIHNGNRTYAITPHLPGGFIKPDAMRKYADVAEKYHGVMKLTSAQRIMITGLKAEDIDQIWEELGMQPAMGFANCVRSVKICPGSVFCKRGKQDSIKLGMELDKLYHKKEMPSRMKFSVAGCQNSCSEVHVRDIGVMGTDIGWDIYVGGTAGSHPRLADLLIEGLDYDEVLRIVGVIIQYYQKNADIERIGQFIDRVGFKKFRADVLAQFYQGVSETTKPLVPQSEEGREIIPVAGGLTEGTLVFGDKITVDSVISDIIRVYPQTIPIFRSFGMGCLGCPSATGEALSKAAEIHGLDVNEIVAGLNKVI, encoded by the coding sequence ATGTTACCTAAAGGTGCTAATTTACAAAAGATCCATAATGGTAATCGTACATATGCGATAACACCCCATTTGCCAGGAGGTTTCATAAAACCTGATGCAATGAGAAAATATGCGGATGTTGCCGAAAAGTATCATGGTGTAATGAAATTGACCTCTGCACAACGTATCATGATTACGGGGCTTAAAGCAGAAGACATTGATCAAATTTGGGAAGAACTCGGTATGCAGCCTGCTATGGGTTTCGCCAATTGTGTGCGTAGTGTTAAGATATGCCCAGGTAGTGTATTTTGTAAGCGTGGCAAGCAAGATAGTATTAAGCTGGGTATGGAACTTGACAAGTTGTATCATAAAAAAGAAATGCCATCCCGAATGAAATTTAGTGTAGCGGGTTGTCAAAATTCCTGTTCTGAGGTACACGTAAGAGATATTGGTGTTATGGGGACGGACATTGGCTGGGATATTTATGTAGGTGGAACTGCTGGTTCGCACCCTCGTTTGGCGGATCTTTTAATTGAAGGGTTAGATTACGACGAGGTTCTGCGAATTGTAGGCGTTATCATTCAGTACTATCAAAAAAATGCGGATATTGAGCGTATAGGTCAGTTTATTGACCGGGTTGGATTTAAAAAGTTTCGAGCCGACGTATTAGCTCAATTCTATCAAGGTGTGAGTGAAACAACAAAGCCCTTAGTACCTCAATCGGAAGAAGGGCGTGAAATTATCCCCGTTGCAGGTGGTCTAACAGAAGGCACATTAGTATTTGGGGACAAAATCACAGTGGATAGTGTCATAAGTGACATTATCAGAGTCTATCCACAAACAATCCCTATATTCCGTTCTTTTGGCATGGGGTGTCTTGGCTGCCCTTCTGCTACAGGCGAAGCGCTAAGTAAAGCAGCAGAAATTCATGGTCTAGATGTAAACGAAATTGTAGCAGGTTTAAATAAGGTAATTTAG